In Brassica napus cultivar Da-Ae chromosome C2, Da-Ae, whole genome shotgun sequence, the sequence tgaagtttttagattttggttttgttttcattgaataatgtttcttaTTTCACGAGAACTTGGTTCtcgttttatgttttcttttatttggttttctttctatcaataactatgtttaccttTCGTTTGATTTTAAATGGTCGCGTTTGATGTTCATTTCTTATTTATGAAtcaattttacttatgttttggttacaaaatagatataaatcatgtatttttaaacagaagaaccgattttacttatgtttttgtTACAAAGTAGATACAAATTACATACTTTTAAACCAAATAACTGATTgagacccgaacccgaaagtacatcggattgtaccggttctttgaagatttactaattccgacccgaacccgagagaacccgaaccgaactttcataAAACCCGAATGgaggctgattttgataaacccgaaaaaccgagaTCCGATTGGACAGAaacgaaacccgattgggactccgaatgcccatgcctactcataaccaagagattatgatttgtaatctttcaatttatctatgacggtttAATCTCCTATGTaaagaacctctatgttatgaataaaaatatattttttcattaattttataacaataggttatatatacatttatataaatatatacgaTAGACCATTGAATTTATAAATTGTGGAGTTCAGCTTTGGTATATGAAATAGAATGAACCAATTCAGCAATGAACATATGTGATTTAATAAAAACACGTGTAtctataaatgaaaataaaattcacatataactgttttatataaatataatacaatatataactgatatataaatgaaaatataaaagtcACAGAAAGCCGTACTATACAAAATTtctaaagtatatataactGAATGTGGGATTAAAATTTTAGTGTTATTGGCATATTAATCATTTCCAATATCCCGTATGGGGTTGTTGGATCAATGGTTACGATCAGTTTAcctatataattatatgaaattttgattCGTTAACCTGATATGCTATGAGGCGGTGATATAATGATATCTGCAAGTTTTCAAAGTGATTAGTGATATTGAATTGTCGAAATTTTCATCCTAATTATAAAGGATGTtctatttacatataaatttaaatgataacttTTTAAGTACATAAAAAGTAAGACCATAAATTAATAGATTGgatttaaattttctcaaatccaATAAGCCTTTTTAGATAAAActgtaaaatatatcaaaatcttaaatattgttaattgaactaatccaaataaattaaacccaaataaattttttaaaaattaatacaaatagaTTTTTACACCGAAGAGGAACCCAGCACACCCCACATAATCATAATCAGATGACGTCAAAAGTCTACATGATTATCTCTAGAGCATCATCTGCCTTTTGTTGTTTTCCCAGCTTCGTCGAGAAATGGCCTCTACAGCCGAAACTCCTCTTCTAGAAGAATACGTGATAGACGCCGTTGACCACGGCGAACTTCCCGTCGGAAGATCCAGTACCGGTAGATGGAGTGCCGCCTGGTTCATAATCGGTAAAGAAACCAAAACAAGATCGCAGAGTTCTCTGTTCCCTTTATATATCTCTCCACCTGTTTATGAATTTCTCAGTATGCTTTCAGGTGTGGAAGTAGCGGAGAGGTTCGCTTACTATGGGATCGCATCAAACCTGATCAGCTACTTGACTGGGCCACTTGGTCTATCTACTGCTGTCGCCGCTTCTAACGTCAACGCTTGGTCGGGAATCGCATGTCTTCTCCCTGTTCTCGGAGCTTTTGTCGCTGACGCTTTTCTTGGTCGGTACCGAACAATCATTATCGCTTCTCTTGTCTACATACTGGTTGGTCTCTTCTCGATAAGTTCGAAGTTTAGATTATGTCTCGGATTCTTGTCTATATGCCAAGTGATCATTTCAGTTGTAGAAGTTTAGATtgtcttaatgttttttttatagttcTGTCTTTAGggcttaatgtttttttttgggatcaaaAGGGGCTTAATGTTTTGTTATAGTACTTTAAAATCATATCTAAACTTAGGTATGCTTAAGTGATCAGAAGTTGAGAAGTAGACACTGACTTGAGTTGACTTCAATGTCAGGGACTGGCACTTTTGACTTTATCTGCGTGTCTGGTTCCTATTAGTACACCAAGTGAACATATTGCTAGAGTGGTGTCTTCTTCACCGTCTTCATTGCTGAATCTactcttctttttctctctgtACCTGGTGGCCATCGGACAAAGTGGGCATAAGCCTTGTGTTCAAGCGTTTGGGGCAGACCAGTTTGATGAGAAAGACCCGaaagagagactagagagaagCTCTTTCTTCAACTGGTGGTACCTTAGCATGTGTGCAGGGGTCTCCCTAGCGATTTTAGTGGTTGTTTACATTCAGGAAGCTGTCAGCTGGGCACTCGGGTTTGGGATACCATGCGTGTTCATGGTGGTATCTCTTGTTCTGTTTGTGCTTGGGAGAAGGAAGTACAGGTACGTTAGAAGAAGACAAGAAGATGTAACAAACCCTTTTACCAGGATAGGTAGAGCCTTGCTTGCCCCAAGTGCATGCAATGCTAGTGATGTAGAAGATGCCACAGCTCTTGTTAGGCTTATCCCAGTGTGGCTTACAACTCTCACCTACGCTATACCTTACGCGCAATACATGACTTTCTTCACAAAGCAAGGCGTCACGATGGAAAGAACAATAGTTCCTGGTGTTAAGATTCCTCCTGCTTCTCTCCAGGTCCTTATGGGTTTCTTAATTGTAATCTGTGTACCCATATACGACCGTGTTTTGGTGCCAGTCTCCAGGTACATAACCAAAGATCCTTGTGGCATCACAATGCTCAAAAGAATTGGAACCGGAATGGTACTGTCATCTCTCACTATGGTGGTTGCAGCTATGGTTGAGTCAAAGCGGCTCGAGACAGCAAAAGCATACGGGCTTATAGACCAACCCGAGACAACTGTTCCAATGTCGATACGTTGGCTACTCCCTCAGTATCTGATACTGGCATTGGCTGAAGTATTCACAATAGTGGGAATGCAAGAGTTCTTCTACAGCCAAGTCCCTACAGAGCTGAGAAGTATCGGTCTCGCGCTTTACTTAAGTACATTAGGAGTAGGAAGCTTGTTGAGTAGCTTACTCATCTCTGTGATTGGCTTGGCCACGGGAGGAGATGGTAGAAACAGCTGGTTCAATATTAATCTGAACAGAGCACATCTCGATTATTTCTACTGGTTACTTGTCGCTATCAGCGCCTTAGGGTTCTTTACTTTCTTGATCATTTCTAGATCGTATATATATCGCCGTGTGGATGGAGTGTAGGTTGTACAGCTTTTCTTGGTAGATGGCGACCAAAATAAGATTGTTTCAAAcgcaaaaatatataacaagaaTGCATAGAACTTACTCAATGCATGGctattatatgtttaattgtaTATCTCAACATAGTTATCGAGCAAATTGTCCCTTGTGAATTTGACAAACCAAAAAGAAAGCTTCTATTCATGTTTTCTTTTGTGATCTGTTTCAGCTTGactttctttttctgttttttttttctatcgaTTCCTTAATGATAAGAGTTGATTCTGAAATTAACTTAAATCTCAGTGCATTACTAAAGTGTGAAATTCGTTGGGCCGAACGAAGTGACCATCATAGACACAACACACAAGGCGGATTGCTTTGTTATCAAGATTGATATCCGGAGGATTAGGAAAAATGTCATTAATAGATAATAGATTTTGAGTTATTCTTGGATTCGCTCATTTGAGTTAATCTCTATATTTACTAATAGCCAATAAAAATTTGTcagtttttgaaataaaaaaataaaaataaataaaaaataatagtaattacaaattctttaaatcctaaacatTAAACCTAGAACGTTTGGacgtttagaaaaataataaacaataaactctaaacctttggaaaaattttaaactctttgATAAATTCTAAACCTTAGAGTAAATCATAAATCCTAGGATTCACCTATTAGGATTTACCCTAAGGTGTAGAAGTTATCCTATGATTTAAAGTTTATCCAAAGATTCATGATTTATCCAaagatttatgatttatccaaggatttAGAATTTATTTAAGGgtgtagggtttagaatttagtgtCTAGAGTTAGGGCTTAAGGTTTTATTCGTGGCGTTAACaacgttaaattttttttatatttttcagcAATTActactactttttttttcaaaaacctaTATGATATTGACTATTATGACAGTGGTGAACCTAGAGATTCACCCTAAGTGGTGAACCCAATAATTATTCAAAGATTTACTCTAAATGGAAAATTAGAATACTggattttaaaactataaatacgAGTATAACGAATTGTAAGTTATTCATTCATATAATCAATATACAAACCGTAGAAATAGATATTACACCCACTCGTAGATAAGATGGCACGGTATGATAAATGTTCGGCTATAAATAACACATAAATGGAAAATAGACTAAATAGTTATACATAGAAAACACTCGTATTATAGGAAATGAAGAACTGATACGACTTTTTCGTGACTAGGTTCGTTTAGATGTCTACGTCGAACTTTTACTGTCGCAAATAGCATCATCAGACATTTCGTTTCAAACTCCCAAATCGCCAGAAATTTCTTCTTCGACAGCTGATTTCATAATCTGAAGAGCTTCGACTATGTGATCACAAAGGTGATGAGGGTCTGGAATTACGTCGAGATCAACTCCAAGATTGATGATAGCTTTGTTTACATAGCTTGTTATGTGGACAATGAGCGCCTTGTCCAATAAAAACACAGTGTTAGTTTTGTCTATATGTGCGGTTTCATTCTCGTTCGAACCCAATTAATGTGGTAACTTAAAGAAAACATAACTAAACATCCAAATAAATATCACTTTATAATAACTTTTAAGCTCAAGTTGCAGTCATTTcttaaaacgttttttatttaaatttagtttaacatccgttctttttctttttgaccatTTTAGAATTACTAGACTTGCAAAATAAATCAAGGATATATTATTGGCCTTTTGGGTCATACCTGTGGAAAACCAGATATACTTGCGGCAACATAAGATATTTGGTGGTCGAAAAGGCTTATTTCTTCGGTCGGACCGGCAACATTTGACAATACGACTGTTGAGCGACCAAAAATTCTCATTGCAAGAGTTCTTAGTGCCTGTTATCCACCCACACGTCCAAATGAATCCGTTTGAATTTACCATCACATATAATATATCAAACTGATCGATATAAGAATGATATACAAACTCACCTTATATCCAAAAACTTCCACAGTCAATTTGAACAACATATAGGAAAATAGAGGTTCGAGAGAGAGTTTTTTTCGATCCATAATAGTTTTAGATCGTCGGATGTAttcaaatatatcattttcAGATTTCATCCATAGCGGAATCATAACATAACCGATTGAGTTTCCCCATCTTGAATTCGAACCTTTCTCCATCATTTTAGCAAGATCCTATTTATATGACAAGGTAAAATTAATTAGGGCGTTGaggtgataatatatatatataagaaagttttcaaaatgtttttaatttgcaCCTCGATTTTCTTATTTGATCTTAGGTTAAAGAATACAACACCACGAAGACATATATTTTCTAGAGATTTCTTTAACTTCGGATTTGTTTCCGAGTCTGTTTGAAAAAGACCATGGCAAGCAATTTAAGATTAAACGTTAATAAATACAACTTgcgataatattataaattataaattaaataaatggtTTACCGTATTTTTGACTCAGATATCGTGAAAGACCAGCTTGCACCATTCCAAGAATAACATCATTCACAGTCTAATTAAGTGATGACAGCAAATTTTTGCGCTCATGTTTAAGCCAATTaataagtataaaaaaaaaaaaaaaaaaccaatcaaCATACCATATTCATTGCGTTCTTCACGACTTTCACATCGTCCAAACTAATGACTCTATGAATGAACTTGTTAGGGGTAAGTGTAGCCCTAATTGGTTTCTCCATTAGAGGAGTTGCGTTGTCACGGACAGAGCACAGAATGAGCAGAAACTTGAAAACTTCAACAACAGTGTTGAACATTAGTTTTATTATAAACCACAAACGAGAAACCAACGACCACCAAACATTGGTTACTTTGCTCTTTTTTGGAGCAACCAAAGTGGGTAATGCCCCTGGGTCACTTGTTTTTCGACTACAAGCGAGTAAAAGAGACATAAGTGACATCCCATCACCCAAGGAGTGATGAAATCTCCCCACAAGGAGAGATTCTGCATCTGATGTTTTAATATTGAGTATGTGTATCTCCCATAACGGTTTACACACATCAATTGGTGAAAAAACCATATTTGATGTATAATCCTCTAGAAATTGATCAGGATTTTCAATCGTGGGATCTATATTCGGAACAACTACATGATCTTTAACGTTTACGTTTGTAGGAATCCATCTTGGTTTGTGTTCACCAGAACCTGTCTCCTACAAAGTTTTACATAAACAAATATGTTAAAGTTCCGCACAAATATCgttgcaaaaaaaatatattaatccaTATGGACGTATGTGTTATATATgtggaataaaaataaatcaataaatctATCTGTCGCGGATGGAGTTATTACTAGTATGCAAGAGAAGCGTGGATGGTTGAGCAAAGTATTCTTCAAGCCTTCTATAAAGGCTGATGGACTGGCCTCGTTTTTGAATCCAATGGTGACTATGTTGAAGCAATCGAAGCCTGGCATGCTGAACAGCCGTGAAAACGGGCTGACCGGCACCTCTCCAACCATCATTTGCTTCTCAATTGacatatcttctttttttggctGTTAATATGAATAATTCCACTAAGTGCATGGTTAATTTATACACGCATGCTAATTAAGCCTCACGTAGCtatcaatattattatatttcaagGCGTTGAAaagatcaatatatattatatattaagctTTATAAAAACGTTTAAATCCTCTCGAAATTTTGTATATCatttgtgaatattttcatcatgagttttcatagaaaacgatattttggtcattattttgttttaattttataaaaaattgtatttacaCTAACAACACAAAATCATATACCACTTTTTTGGTGCAACTGTCAAAACTTATATACGGACGTTCCCGTCAAATCTTGATTTTACAAGAGCAGTGGGACTGTGGGAGTAtgattaaatttgtaaataatgGCAACTAACAAAGCGTTTGTTACCACAGActctataattaaataatatatcgACATcgtgatattttattaaattatatagatatattactCGAAAAAATAATTGGGATCAgaacttattttaaaatttacactaCA encodes:
- the LOC106433458 gene encoding protein NRT1/ PTR FAMILY 5.13 isoform X1, with the protein product MASTAETPLLEEYVIDAVDHGELPVGRSSTGRWSAAWFIIGVEVAERFAYYGIASNLISYLTGPLGLSTAVAASNVNAWSGIACLLPVLGAFVADAFLGRYRTIIIASLVYILGLALLTLSACLVPISTPSEHIARVVSSSPSSLLNLLFFFSLYLVAIGQSGHKPCVQAFGADQFDEKDPKERLERSSFFNWWYLSMCAGVSLAILVVVYIQEAVSWALGFGIPCVFMVVSLVLFVLGRRKYRYVRRRQEDVTNPFTRIGRALLAPSACNASDVEDATALVRLIPVWLTTLTYAIPYAQYMTFFTKQGVTMERTIVPGVKIPPASLQVLMGFLIVICVPIYDRVLVPVSRYITKDPCGITMLKRIGTGMVLSSLTMVVAAMVESKRLETAKAYGLIDQPETTVPMSIRWLLPQYLILALAEVFTIVGMQEFFYSQVPTELRSIGLALYLSTLGVGSLLSSLLISVIGLATGGDGRNSWFNINLNRAHLDYFYWLLVAISALGFFTFLIISRSYIYRRVDGV
- the LOC106433458 gene encoding protein NRT1/ PTR FAMILY 5.13 isoform X2, producing the protein MECRLVHNRMLSGVEVAERFAYYGIASNLISYLTGPLGLSTAVAASNVNAWSGIACLLPVLGAFVADAFLGRYRTIIIASLVYILGLALLTLSACLVPISTPSEHIARVVSSSPSSLLNLLFFFSLYLVAIGQSGHKPCVQAFGADQFDEKDPKERLERSSFFNWWYLSMCAGVSLAILVVVYIQEAVSWALGFGIPCVFMVVSLVLFVLGRRKYRYVRRRQEDVTNPFTRIGRALLAPSACNASDVEDATALVRLIPVWLTTLTYAIPYAQYMTFFTKQGVTMERTIVPGVKIPPASLQVLMGFLIVICVPIYDRVLVPVSRYITKDPCGITMLKRIGTGMVLSSLTMVVAAMVESKRLETAKAYGLIDQPETTVPMSIRWLLPQYLILALAEVFTIVGMQEFFYSQVPTELRSIGLALYLSTLGVGSLLSSLLISVIGLATGGDGRNSWFNINLNRAHLDYFYWLLVAISALGFFTFLIISRSYIYRRVDGV
- the LOC106433460 gene encoding wax ester synthase/diacylglycerol acyltransferase 2-like translates to MSIEKQMMVGEVPVSPFSRLFSMPGFDCFNIVTIGFKNEASPSAFIEGLKNTLLNHPRFSCILETGSGEHKPRWIPTNVNVKDHVVVPNIDPTIENPDQFLEDYTSNMVFSPIDVCKPLWEIHILNIKTSDAESLLVGRFHHSLGDGMSLMSLLLACSRKTSDPGALPTLVAPKKSKVTNVWWSLVSRLWFIIKLMFNTVVEVFKFLLILCSVRDNATPLMEKPIRATLTPNKFIHRVISLDDVKVVKNAMNMTVNDVILGMVQAGLSRYLSQKYDSETNPKLKKSLENICLRGVVFFNLRSNKKIEDLAKMMEKGSNSRWGNSIGYVMIPLWMKSENDIFEYIRRSKTIMDRKKLSLEPLFSYMLFKLTVEVFGYKALRTLAMRIFGRSTVVLSNVAGPTEEISLFDHQISYVAASISGFPQALIVHITSYVNKAIINLGVDLDVIPDPHHLCDHIVEALQIMKSAVEEEISGDLGV